From Methanoculleus oceani, a single genomic window includes:
- a CDS encoding VWA domain-containing protein, producing MRMKGWMCAYIVIAGLLLLVAPACALVPDKVEVGTSSEWLTAGSSETAIITVQVSDSTTGDTQFEGAAVEFAVDSAYGSITPAVTTTGSTGMATAVFTPRTTSGTAPITARVSYEGLDEPLTGSVDQQIDHAAPSAIANICYEPEVTAGGTTEIVVRMVDRYGNPVDSRREAETVHYMVGSPAGFVDGESCTDDILVPVDASGNAVATLRADTQAGENLVWIQPPVPLKSDYISIFGVAGLPFSITPVIAPASGSVPADGGAKVSFTYTLYDENGNPSGGQGLWVNASVKRVGQPDKQESRLLNSNSRGEVMITYGPEDSVGAAIITATAAASPSVTNTTQIEFTSTDPVNMLLTANPQSMPSRDVREDFVSQLRAKVMDEKGNPVGGETVTFEIVSSSFAPYNQTVAPALEKPSAITNADGYAIVGFYPGAFTFDEGASGWSETATGTATVQATWNGTNRDIELTWKNYPYLSVDTAVSPETVAVNGTVNVTIRLRGDGWALQPDPIDVVLCTDRSGSMLKDYPDRMVRAMEASELFNTQMNYPRDHLGLVSFGKNGQTDLMGYGYHEWLGKDYTDDDDATYRCTHYPSDRKDYANYATVDLPMSSNPSTINTTIKEMVPDWGTPMRSGIYKAINELKVNGRADVVKAVIVLSDGDYNHYGDPLARGESKGSWAPSEFGDLTTNYLPFDGLGVGRMSNQNMSVFAASNDIHIYSIAFARDITDGGKRTLRILAESTGGKYYYADSGDDLAGIYSDIAGELKTEAGVDTELDVVFQNVEVNEAFELGADVFDYVHMDGISTTIESWVDNETGHYVITPKNTADQTDDWNDDHTLHFDIGTVRLGQTWETTFCLKVMMEGNINVFGPGSTITFNNGTDSLTLPDTFITAYPLNNTGMDFWGLNISNLRFTGEEPVDEFLPVAWDLNYTGLYGVTEEVFYSNDNEYTWVKFDTLSATNETTGGESTLDVRGLPAGEYVIRVRGYAPDTEDASEKITLNVTAGATGGSYIRIK from the coding sequence ATGCGTATGAAGGGATGGATGTGTGCATACATAGTCATTGCCGGGCTGCTCCTTCTTGTGGCCCCGGCCTGTGCCCTGGTACCCGATAAGGTCGAGGTCGGCACGAGCAGCGAGTGGCTGACGGCGGGGAGCAGCGAGACCGCGATCATCACGGTGCAGGTCTCAGACAGCACGACGGGCGACACCCAGTTCGAGGGGGCCGCCGTTGAGTTCGCGGTGGACAGCGCCTACGGCAGCATCACGCCCGCCGTCACCACGACCGGCAGCACCGGCATGGCGACGGCGGTCTTCACCCCCAGGACCACCAGTGGGACCGCACCGATCACGGCGAGAGTATCATACGAGGGGCTGGATGAGCCCCTGACCGGAAGCGTCGACCAGCAGATCGACCACGCGGCCCCGTCTGCGATCGCCAATATCTGCTACGAACCGGAGGTGACCGCCGGGGGAACGACGGAGATTGTCGTCCGGATGGTGGACCGGTACGGCAACCCGGTGGACAGCCGGCGTGAGGCCGAGACCGTGCACTACATGGTGGGCTCGCCAGCCGGGTTTGTGGATGGCGAGTCCTGCACGGATGATATCCTGGTGCCGGTGGATGCTTCCGGGAATGCCGTCGCAACGCTCCGCGCCGATACGCAGGCGGGAGAGAACCTTGTCTGGATCCAGCCGCCGGTGCCGCTCAAGAGCGATTATATCTCGATCTTCGGTGTGGCGGGACTGCCGTTCAGCATCACACCGGTGATTGCTCCGGCCAGCGGTTCGGTCCCGGCGGATGGGGGGGCGAAGGTTTCGTTCACCTACACCCTGTATGATGAGAACGGGAACCCCTCCGGCGGGCAGGGCCTCTGGGTGAACGCCTCGGTGAAGCGGGTGGGCCAGCCTGATAAGCAGGAGAGCCGCCTCCTCAACTCCAACTCACGGGGGGAGGTGATGATCACCTACGGGCCTGAAGACTCCGTCGGCGCCGCGATCATCACCGCAACGGCAGCCGCGAGCCCGAGCGTGACCAACACAACTCAGATAGAGTTCACCAGCACCGATCCGGTGAACATGCTCCTCACGGCAAATCCGCAGTCGATGCCGAGCCGGGATGTCAGGGAGGATTTCGTCTCGCAGCTCCGGGCCAAGGTGATGGATGAGAAAGGGAACCCGGTCGGGGGCGAAACGGTGACGTTCGAGATTGTATCGAGCAGTTTTGCACCCTACAACCAGACCGTCGCTCCGGCACTGGAAAAGCCGTCCGCCATCACCAACGCCGACGGGTATGCCATCGTCGGGTTCTACCCGGGTGCTTTCACGTTCGACGAGGGTGCGTCGGGCTGGAGCGAGACCGCGACCGGCACGGCGACCGTCCAGGCCACGTGGAACGGCACCAACCGGGATATCGAGCTGACCTGGAAGAACTACCCCTACCTCTCGGTGGATACGGCGGTTTCCCCCGAGACGGTCGCCGTCAACGGCACGGTCAATGTCACGATCCGTCTCCGGGGCGACGGCTGGGCGCTCCAGCCGGACCCGATCGACGTGGTGCTCTGCACGGACCGCTCGGGAAGTATGCTCAAGGACTACCCTGACCGCATGGTCCGGGCAATGGAAGCCTCCGAGCTCTTCAATACTCAGATGAACTATCCCCGCGACCATCTGGGGCTCGTCTCCTTCGGCAAAAACGGACAAACCGACCTTATGGGTTACGGTTATCATGAATGGCTAGGTAAGGACTACACCGATGACGATGATGCCACTTATCGTTGCACCCATTATCCCTCTGATCGTAAGGACTATGCTAACTATGCCACCGTTGACCTCCCGATGAGCAGTAATCCCTCAACAATTAACACGACCATTAAAGAGATGGTTCCTGATTGGGGAACCCCGATGCGATCCGGTATCTACAAGGCGATCAATGAGTTGAAAGTGAATGGGCGTGCCGACGTCGTGAAAGCCGTCATCGTTCTTTCGGACGGGGATTACAACCACTATGGCGATCCCCTCGCACGGGGAGAATCAAAAGGATCCTGGGCTCCATCGGAATTTGGGGATCTTACGACGAATTACCTCCCCTTTGACGGGCTTGGTGTAGGACGAATGAGCAACCAGAACATGTCGGTCTTTGCGGCGAGCAATGACATTCACATTTACTCCATCGCATTTGCAAGGGACATCACCGACGGGGGTAAACGAACTCTCAGGATTCTGGCGGAGTCCACCGGCGGGAAATACTATTATGCAGACAGCGGTGACGACCTTGCCGGGATCTACTCCGATATCGCGGGCGAACTCAAGACCGAGGCCGGCGTCGACACCGAACTGGACGTCGTCTTCCAGAATGTAGAGGTGAACGAGGCGTTTGAGTTAGGGGCCGACGTCTTCGACTACGTCCACATGGACGGGATCTCGACCACCATCGAGAGTTGGGTCGACAACGAGACGGGACACTATGTGATCACTCCCAAAAACACCGCCGACCAGACCGACGACTGGAACGACGACCACACCCTCCACTTCGACATCGGCACCGTGCGCCTCGGCCAGACCTGGGAGACGACCTTCTGCCTCAAGGTAATGATGGAAGGGAACATCAACGTCTTCGGCCCGGGTTCGACGATCACGTTCAACAACGGTACCGACTCGCTGACCCTCCCCGATACCTTCATCACGGCCTACCCCCTGAACAACACCGGGATGGACTTTTGGGGGCTCAATATCAGCAACCTCCGCTTCACCGGCGAAGAGCCGGTCGATGAGTTCCTCCCGGTCGCCTGGGACCTCAACTACACCGGTCTGTACGGCGTGACGGAGGAGGTCTTCTACTCCAACGACAACGAGTACACCTGGGTGAAATTCGACACGCTCAGCGCTACAAACGAGACGACGGGTGGAGAATCCACGCTGGACGTGCGGGGCCTCCCG